The following are encoded together in the Arthrobacter sp. Y-9 genome:
- a CDS encoding VOC family protein: MRMDHVSYACERDGLEATAERISAALGLHAVRGGVHPRFGTRNMIFPLADHKYLEVVEVLDHPASDKAPFGQAVRARSAMGGGWMGWCVAVDDLAPFESRLGREAVPGNRKFPDGRELIWKQIGILGLIADPQVPYMLKWEGDSTLHPSLVYPSDVRVSSLTIAGSAERVTEWLGEEVENPLEDVAVEWIAPHGTPGIMSVTFETANGSVTL, translated from the coding sequence ATGCGCATGGATCACGTTTCTTACGCTTGTGAACGCGATGGCCTGGAGGCCACGGCGGAGCGCATTTCTGCCGCTCTTGGACTGCACGCGGTGCGCGGTGGGGTACACCCCCGTTTCGGCACCCGCAACATGATCTTCCCCTTGGCCGACCACAAATATCTTGAGGTCGTGGAAGTCCTGGACCACCCCGCTTCGGACAAGGCGCCGTTCGGCCAGGCCGTGCGGGCCCGCTCCGCGATGGGCGGTGGGTGGATGGGCTGGTGCGTCGCCGTGGACGACCTGGCCCCCTTCGAATCACGTCTGGGCCGCGAGGCCGTCCCCGGGAACCGCAAGTTCCCCGACGGCCGCGAGCTCATCTGGAAGCAGATCGGCATCCTGGGTCTCATCGCGGACCCGCAGGTGCCGTACATGCTCAAGTGGGAGGGTGACTCCACCCTCCACCCGTCGCTCGTGTACCCGAGCGACGTCCGGGTCTCCAGCCTCACCATCGCCGGTTCCGCGGAACGCGTGACCGAGTGGCTCGGCGAGGAAGTGGAGAACCCGCTGGAGGACGTCGCCGTGGAGTGGATCGCTCCGCACGGCACCCCCGGCATCATGTCCGTGACCTTCGAAACGGCGAACGGCTCCGTGACCCTCTGA
- a CDS encoding bifunctional o-acetylhomoserine/o-acetylserine sulfhydrylase: MTNNWSFETRQIHVGQEPDAVTGARALPIYQTTSFVFPSAESAANRFALAELAPIYTRIGNPTQDAVEQRIASLEGGLAALLLSSGQAAETFAILNVAEAGDHVVASPSLYGGTYNLLANTLKKFGIEVTFVEDPDNLDHWRAAVRPNTKLFFAEVVSNPRQDILDIEGVASVAHESGVPLIVDNTLATPYLIRPLEWGADIVVHSATKYLGGHGSAIAGVIVDSGKFDFGADPEKFPGFNTPDESYNGLVYARDLGADGALGANLSYILKARVQLLRDLGSAVSPFNAFLIAQGLETLSLRVERHVENALKVAEFLEARDDVERVAYAGLPSSPWYERGRKYGPNGIGAVVAFEIAGGLEAGKAFVDALELHSHVANLGDVRSLVIHPASTTHAQLSEAGQRAAGVTPGLVRLAVGIEHIDDILADLDAGFRAAKAAV, translated from the coding sequence ATGACCAACAACTGGTCCTTCGAAACCCGCCAGATCCATGTCGGACAGGAGCCGGACGCCGTCACCGGCGCGCGGGCCCTGCCGATCTACCAGACCACGTCCTTCGTGTTCCCGAGCGCCGAGAGCGCCGCCAACCGCTTCGCGCTCGCCGAGCTGGCCCCCATCTACACCCGTATCGGCAACCCGACGCAGGACGCCGTCGAGCAGCGCATCGCCAGTCTCGAAGGCGGTCTGGCGGCCCTGCTGCTCAGTTCCGGTCAGGCTGCCGAGACGTTCGCCATCCTCAATGTGGCCGAGGCGGGTGACCACGTGGTGGCCAGCCCGAGCCTGTACGGCGGCACCTACAACCTCCTGGCCAACACCCTGAAGAAGTTCGGCATCGAGGTCACCTTCGTCGAGGACCCGGACAACCTGGACCACTGGCGCGCCGCCGTCCGTCCGAACACCAAGCTCTTCTTCGCCGAGGTCGTCTCCAACCCGAGGCAGGACATCCTGGACATCGAAGGCGTGGCCTCCGTGGCGCATGAATCCGGCGTCCCGCTGATCGTGGACAACACCCTAGCCACCCCGTACCTCATCCGGCCGCTCGAGTGGGGCGCGGACATCGTGGTGCACTCGGCCACCAAGTACCTGGGCGGTCACGGCAGCGCGATCGCCGGCGTGATCGTGGACTCCGGCAAGTTCGACTTCGGCGCGGACCCGGAGAAGTTCCCGGGCTTCAACACCCCGGATGAGAGCTACAACGGACTCGTCTACGCCCGTGACCTCGGCGCGGACGGCGCTTTGGGCGCCAACCTCAGCTACATCCTGAAGGCCCGCGTGCAGCTGCTGCGTGACCTCGGATCCGCCGTCAGCCCGTTCAACGCGTTCCTCATCGCGCAGGGTCTCGAGACGCTCAGCCTCCGCGTCGAGCGCCACGTGGAGAACGCGCTGAAGGTCGCCGAATTCCTGGAGGCGCGCGACGATGTCGAACGCGTCGCGTACGCCGGCCTGCCGAGCAGCCCGTGGTACGAGCGGGGACGCAAGTACGGCCCCAACGGCATCGGCGCCGTGGTGGCGTTCGAGATCGCCGGCGGACTCGAAGCCGGCAAGGCGTTCGTGGACGCGCTGGAACTCCACTCGCATGTGGCGAACCTGGGCGATGTCCGCTCCCTCGTCATCCACCCGGCGTCCACCACGCACGCCCAGCTCAGCGAAGCAGGTCAGCGGGCCGCGGGCGTCACCCCGGGCCTGGTCCGTCTCGCCGTGGGCATCGAGCACATCGACGACATCCTGGCCGATCTGGACGCCGGTTTCCGGGCCGCCAAGGCCGCCGTCTGA
- a CDS encoding homoserine O-acetyltransferase, which yields MTIAASRPLSTARDTTTRKEHDAGARHGVQRTAVVGPLELEAGGKLPDVTLAYETWGTLAPDAGNAVLIQHALTGSAHVAQGDTDEEGWWDGLVGPGRAIDTDRFFVVAVNIIGGCNGSTGPSSAAPDGKPWGSRFPFITLRDAAVAEARLADQLGIRQWFAVVGGSMGGARALEWAAGFPERVRKCAVIAIGAHSTAEQIALAQAQTLAIRQDPAFRDGDYYDGPAPEAGLALARRIAHISYRSEAELEARFSRKPQEGESPLNASALAERGRYQVESYLDHQGTKLVRRFDANSYIALTEALMSHDVGRGRGGVEAALADSPVEFFVAAVESDRLYLPRQSEALAAALPGDVTVHRIASEIGHDGFLTEADQLGALLGRTLFA from the coding sequence ATGACCATCGCTGCATCCCGTCCACTGTCCACTGCGCGGGACACCACCACCCGCAAGGAGCACGACGCCGGCGCCCGCCACGGCGTGCAGCGCACCGCCGTCGTCGGGCCGCTGGAGCTCGAGGCCGGCGGGAAGCTGCCGGACGTCACCCTCGCGTACGAGACCTGGGGGACGCTCGCGCCCGACGCCGGCAACGCCGTCCTGATCCAGCACGCCCTCACGGGAAGCGCGCACGTCGCGCAGGGTGACACGGACGAGGAGGGCTGGTGGGACGGACTGGTCGGCCCGGGCCGCGCGATCGACACGGACCGGTTCTTCGTGGTGGCCGTGAACATCATCGGCGGCTGCAACGGCAGCACGGGCCCGTCCAGTGCCGCCCCTGATGGCAAGCCGTGGGGTTCCCGCTTCCCGTTCATCACGCTCCGCGACGCGGCGGTCGCCGAGGCGCGGCTCGCGGATCAGCTGGGCATCCGGCAGTGGTTCGCGGTCGTCGGTGGCTCCATGGGCGGCGCGCGGGCGCTGGAATGGGCAGCGGGATTCCCCGAGCGGGTCCGGAAATGCGCGGTGATCGCGATCGGCGCCCACAGCACCGCCGAGCAGATCGCGCTCGCTCAGGCGCAGACTCTCGCCATCCGCCAGGACCCGGCCTTCCGCGACGGCGACTACTACGACGGCCCGGCGCCCGAGGCGGGTCTGGCCCTGGCGCGCCGGATCGCGCACATCTCCTATCGCAGCGAGGCGGAGCTCGAGGCCCGCTTCAGCCGAAAGCCCCAGGAGGGCGAGTCGCCGCTCAACGCCTCCGCCCTCGCCGAACGGGGGCGGTACCAGGTGGAGAGCTACCTGGATCATCAGGGCACCAAGCTCGTCCGCCGCTTCGACGCCAACAGCTACATCGCCCTGACGGAAGCGCTCATGAGCCACGACGTCGGCCGGGGCCGCGGGGGAGTCGAGGCGGCGCTGGCGGACAGTCCGGTCGAGTTCTTCGTCGCCGCGGTGGAGTCCGACCGTCTCTACCTGCCCCGGCAGTCAGAGGCCCTCGCCGCGGCCCTGCCCGGCGACGTCACGGTGCACCGGATCGCCTCGGAGATCGGCCACGACGGCTTCCTGACCGAGGCCGACCAGCTCGGCGCGCTGCTCGGCCGGACGCTGTTCGCCTGA
- a CDS encoding SGNH/GDSL hydrolase family protein — protein sequence MSDSSQLTSGPESSTPASSPQAQQQGASGHPWSRYVALGDSFTEGIGDPEPASPGGHRGWADRVAEELSAGHPDFAYANLAIRGRLLQQIIDEQVDPCLDLKPDLITISAGGNDLIRPGGDPDALANTLDAAVGRLASEGATVVLFNGPDTVSTVLSPLRGKVAIYNENLRTVAARHDAVIADMWSLRQLAGSQYWDQDRLHFSPLGHHTIAAMVLDALNVQHSLEPLSPKPMPEKTWRTARTEDFLWAREHLFPWVLRRLRHQSSGDGIQPKRPVPGPVFLPGQEL from the coding sequence ATGAGCGACTCCTCTCAGTTAACGTCAGGGCCGGAATCCTCCACGCCGGCTTCCTCTCCTCAGGCCCAGCAGCAGGGCGCCAGCGGCCACCCGTGGTCCCGGTACGTGGCCCTCGGCGACTCCTTCACGGAGGGCATCGGCGATCCCGAGCCGGCGAGCCCCGGCGGACACCGCGGCTGGGCGGACCGCGTGGCGGAGGAACTGAGCGCCGGACACCCCGACTTCGCCTACGCCAACCTCGCCATCCGCGGGCGACTCCTGCAGCAGATCATTGATGAGCAGGTGGACCCCTGCCTGGACCTCAAGCCGGATCTGATCACCATCTCCGCCGGCGGCAACGACCTCATCCGGCCCGGCGGCGATCCCGACGCCCTCGCCAACACACTGGACGCCGCCGTCGGCCGTCTCGCCTCCGAAGGCGCCACGGTGGTGCTCTTCAACGGCCCGGACACGGTGTCGACCGTGCTGAGCCCCCTCCGCGGCAAGGTGGCCATCTACAACGAGAACCTGCGCACCGTCGCCGCCCGGCACGATGCCGTGATCGCGGACATGTGGTCACTGCGGCAGCTCGCCGGCTCACAGTACTGGGACCAGGACCGCCTGCACTTCTCGCCGCTCGGTCACCACACCATCGCCGCCATGGTCCTGGACGCCCTGAACGTCCAGCACAGTCTGGAACCGCTCTCGCCCAAACCGATGCCGGAGAAGACCTGGCGCACCGCCCGCACGGAGGACTTCCTGTGGGCCCGCGAGCACCTGTTCCCGTGGGTCCTGCGCCGTCTGCGGCACCAGTCCTCGGGCGACGGCATCCAGCCCAAGCGCCCGGTGCCCGGTCCGGTGTTCCTGCCGGGTCAGGAGCTCTGA
- a CDS encoding phospholipase, whose amino-acid sequence MSLDAPAFPAPTVLWSVPEDQREGRPLLVLLHGYGANEADLFGLADQLPDEFVVASVRAPLTMGPGFTWFPLTGSLDYSFDAVKAATDYVLEWLDGVREEFTSVSLLGFSMGMAMATSMWRRRPQDFAAIVGLSGFAVEGGTDWFRDAELDGSTPFFWGRDPQDPVIPREKVDFTAAWLLGKARATKVQYSGVWHGISPQEVGHVAEFLGFEVLSPQR is encoded by the coding sequence ATGAGTCTTGACGCCCCCGCCTTCCCCGCACCCACCGTCCTCTGGTCCGTCCCCGAAGATCAGCGGGAGGGCCGGCCTCTGCTGGTGCTGCTGCACGGCTACGGCGCCAACGAGGCGGATCTGTTCGGGCTGGCGGACCAGCTCCCGGACGAGTTCGTGGTCGCAAGTGTGCGTGCGCCGCTGACGATGGGGCCGGGCTTCACCTGGTTCCCGCTCACCGGGTCCCTCGATTACTCCTTCGACGCCGTCAAAGCCGCCACCGACTACGTCCTCGAGTGGCTGGACGGCGTGCGCGAGGAGTTCACTTCCGTCAGCCTCCTGGGGTTCTCCATGGGCATGGCGATGGCCACCAGCATGTGGCGCCGGCGCCCGCAGGACTTCGCGGCGATCGTGGGGCTGTCAGGTTTCGCCGTGGAGGGCGGCACGGACTGGTTCCGGGACGCGGAGCTGGACGGCAGCACGCCGTTCTTCTGGGGCCGCGATCCGCAGGACCCTGTGATCCCACGCGAGAAGGTCGATTTCACTGCGGCCTGGCTGCTCGGAAAGGCCCGCGCCACCAAGGTGCAGTACAGCGGTGTGTGGCACGGCATCAGCCCTCAGGAAGTGGGCCACGTGGCCGAATTCCTGGGCTTCGAAGTGCTCAGCCCGCAGCGGTGA
- a CDS encoding RNA-binding S4 domain-containing protein, which translates to MTSPAPDGIDTIEIRDSMIRLGQLLKLASLADDGVEATELIKNGLVKVNGDIEDRRGRQLTTGDVVTVNGQSVRITAAG; encoded by the coding sequence ATGACTTCTCCTGCACCGGACGGCATCGACACCATCGAGATCCGGGATTCGATGATCCGCCTGGGTCAGCTTCTCAAGCTCGCCTCGCTCGCCGACGACGGCGTGGAGGCGACCGAGCTCATCAAGAACGGGCTGGTCAAGGTCAACGGCGACATCGAGGACCGCCGGGGCCGTCAGCTCACGACGGGAGACGTGGTGACGGTCAACGGTCAGAGCGTCCGCATCACCGCTGCGGGCTGA
- a CDS encoding beta-propeller fold lactonase family protein, with amino-acid sequence MNIPLYLGSYTEDGFGCGPGVQRVTVDPVAGELTVLATSSGVRNPSFLLRGPGGRLFAVEELDAGQVVELDPETLAVKARVSSGGSSPCHLGLAGGLLLVANYGSGTVSGLSLDEPWGAEPLWTVGQEGAGPVADRQEGPHAHSTLALGEDRFLVADLGRDRVDEYLLGEDGPELVGGLDLPLGTGPRHLLLDRPADDGTVVLWVVGELDAALHRAIRPADGPDAADAVGGSWALAGAPVALAPGHEQAYPSEITGHPGSGERALVVGVRGSDTLAVVGRGEEETRLLRTLPCGGAWPRHLAWACDDDGAPHLCVAAERGHRLSVFVPGPDGDLTPVGGVGTFSPTYVLPVG; translated from the coding sequence ATGAACATCCCGCTCTACCTCGGTAGCTACACCGAGGACGGTTTCGGGTGCGGCCCGGGGGTCCAGCGCGTGACGGTCGACCCGGTGGCCGGGGAGCTGACGGTGCTGGCCACGAGCTCAGGCGTGCGCAACCCGTCGTTCCTGCTGCGCGGGCCGGGCGGCCGCCTGTTCGCCGTGGAGGAGCTCGACGCCGGCCAGGTGGTCGAACTGGACCCGGAGACCCTCGCGGTCAAGGCCCGGGTGAGCAGCGGCGGGTCGTCGCCGTGTCATCTCGGCCTGGCCGGCGGGCTGCTCCTCGTGGCGAACTACGGTTCCGGGACGGTGTCCGGCCTCTCGCTGGATGAGCCGTGGGGCGCCGAGCCGCTGTGGACGGTGGGTCAGGAGGGTGCAGGCCCGGTGGCCGACCGCCAGGAAGGCCCCCATGCCCACTCGACCCTCGCGCTGGGCGAGGACCGTTTCCTCGTGGCGGACCTGGGCCGGGACCGGGTCGACGAGTACCTCCTGGGTGAGGACGGTCCGGAGCTCGTGGGCGGGCTGGACCTTCCGCTCGGCACCGGACCGCGGCATCTGCTGCTGGACCGGCCCGCCGACGACGGCACGGTGGTGCTCTGGGTCGTCGGCGAACTCGACGCCGCGCTCCACCGGGCCATCCGTCCCGCGGACGGCCCGGACGCAGCGGACGCCGTGGGCGGGTCGTGGGCCCTGGCCGGAGCACCCGTGGCGTTGGCTCCCGGACATGAGCAGGCCTATCCGAGCGAGATCACCGGCCACCCCGGCTCCGGTGAGCGGGCACTCGTGGTGGGCGTTCGCGGGAGCGACACGCTCGCCGTCGTCGGGCGCGGGGAAGAGGAGACGCGGCTGCTGCGGACGCTTCCGTGTGGCGGCGCGTGGCCCCGTCACCTGGCCTGGGCGTGCGACGACGACGGCGCCCCGCACCTCTGCGTCGCGGCGGAACGCGGGCACCGGCTGAGCGTGTTCGTCCCCGGCCCGGACGGTGATCTCACCCCGGTGGGCGGCGTGGGGACATTCAGCCCGACGTACGTGCTGCCGGTAGGCTAG
- a CDS encoding glycine--tRNA ligase, producing the protein MAAKSTLDSVISLAKRRGFVFQAGEIYGGSRSAWDYGPLGAELKENIKRQWWQTFVRGRADMVGLDSSVILPSKVWEASGHVATFTDPLVECLSCHKRHRQDHLLEAYEEKKGRAPENGMADIVCPDCGTRGEWTEPQNFSGLMKTYLGPIDDESGKHYLRPETAQGIFVNFANVVTAARKKPPFGIGQVGKAFRNEITPGNFIFRTREFEQMEIEYFTAPADAPAAFEEWVEACWNWFVDLGINPENMRRFDVPDGERAHYSDRTIDIEYKFGFAGSGWGELMGVANRTDFDLKNHIEHSKQDLSYFDQASGERYVPYVIEPSFGLTRSMMAFLADAYTEDEAPNSKGGVDKRTVLKLDPRLAPVKAAVLPLSRNEQLSPLARELGDKLRKHWNIDFDDAGAIGRRYRRQDEIGTPFCITVDFDTLEDNAVTIRERDTMSQERVSLDQLEAYLAGKLLGA; encoded by the coding sequence ATGGCAGCAAAGTCCACCCTCGATTCGGTCATCTCCCTCGCCAAGCGGCGCGGATTCGTTTTCCAGGCCGGTGAGATCTACGGTGGATCGCGCTCCGCGTGGGACTACGGCCCCCTCGGCGCCGAGCTCAAGGAGAACATCAAGCGCCAGTGGTGGCAGACCTTCGTCCGCGGCCGCGCCGACATGGTCGGCCTGGACTCCTCCGTGATCCTCCCGTCCAAGGTCTGGGAGGCCTCCGGCCACGTCGCCACCTTCACCGACCCGCTGGTCGAGTGCCTCTCCTGCCACAAGCGCCACCGTCAGGACCACCTCCTGGAGGCGTACGAGGAGAAGAAGGGCCGCGCCCCGGAGAACGGCATGGCGGACATCGTGTGCCCCGATTGCGGCACCCGTGGAGAGTGGACCGAGCCCCAGAACTTCTCGGGCCTCATGAAGACCTACCTCGGCCCCATCGACGACGAGTCCGGCAAGCACTACCTGCGCCCGGAGACGGCCCAGGGCATCTTCGTGAACTTCGCCAATGTGGTGACCGCGGCCCGCAAGAAGCCGCCGTTCGGCATCGGCCAGGTCGGCAAGGCGTTCCGTAACGAGATCACCCCCGGCAACTTCATCTTCCGCACTCGCGAGTTCGAGCAGATGGAGATCGAGTACTTCACCGCCCCGGCGGACGCCCCGGCGGCGTTCGAGGAATGGGTCGAGGCGTGCTGGAACTGGTTCGTGGACCTGGGCATCAACCCGGAGAACATGCGCCGCTTCGACGTCCCGGACGGCGAGCGTGCGCACTACTCGGACCGCACCATCGACATCGAGTACAAGTTCGGCTTCGCCGGTTCCGGCTGGGGCGAGCTCATGGGTGTCGCCAACCGCACCGACTTCGACCTGAAGAACCACATCGAGCACTCGAAGCAGGACCTCTCCTACTTCGACCAGGCCTCCGGCGAGCGGTACGTCCCGTACGTCATCGAGCCGTCCTTCGGCCTGACCCGCTCCATGATGGCCTTCCTGGCCGACGCCTACACCGAGGACGAGGCCCCGAACTCCAAGGGCGGCGTGGACAAGCGCACCGTCCTGAAGCTGGACCCGCGCCTGGCGCCGGTCAAGGCCGCCGTGCTGCCGCTGTCCCGCAACGAGCAGCTCTCCCCGCTGGCCCGCGAACTCGGTGACAAGCTGCGCAAGCACTGGAACATCGACTTCGACGACGCCGGCGCGATCGGCCGCCGTTACCGCCGCCAGGACGAGATCGGCACCCCGTTCTGCATCACCGTGGACTTCGACACCCTCGAGGACAACGCCGTGACCATCCGCGAACGCGACACCATGAGCCAGGAGCGCGTCTCCCTGGACCAGCTGGAGGCCTACCTGGCCGGAAAGCTGCTGGGCGCCTAG
- a CDS encoding GNAT family N-acetyltransferase, with protein sequence MTIQYRPWREGDDLELLQLWGDPDSPAAGQFRASFAPSVGSIDGDTANGEPWRQCIVAEDVVDGVAIPVAAGVVYETALHSERLWSYIEVSRDHRGHGIGSSLLVMLRREAELSPSGVTALRSKVAAGTDGAGFAASAGLEPIQRSRLVEVSAGALKLPVFDGEGEDAGSDVIMDLATGSVELTQVVGRYYRDVHSWDDPGELSLGTVQRLFLDDLSGAHGAIVLRAKPESAFGSTVSPTRKGRIRAFAISYAAPGTGEELQEGATDVFLGHDPALDPEDAAEAVRDLLSLIAYQHPVVLEVDDSMTALCAAVEPLLETGGARQLGADVLVVSDK encoded by the coding sequence ATGACCATCCAGTACCGTCCCTGGCGGGAAGGCGACGACCTGGAACTGCTCCAGCTGTGGGGGGATCCCGATTCCCCCGCGGCGGGGCAGTTCCGGGCGTCCTTCGCGCCGTCCGTGGGCAGCATCGACGGAGACACCGCGAACGGTGAGCCGTGGCGCCAGTGCATCGTGGCCGAGGACGTGGTGGACGGAGTCGCCATCCCGGTCGCCGCGGGCGTGGTCTACGAGACGGCCCTCCATAGCGAGCGGCTCTGGTCCTACATCGAGGTGTCCCGCGATCACCGCGGGCACGGCATCGGCTCGAGCCTCCTGGTGATGCTGCGCCGTGAAGCCGAACTCTCGCCCTCGGGCGTGACGGCTCTCCGGTCCAAGGTGGCCGCGGGCACTGACGGCGCCGGTTTCGCGGCGTCCGCCGGGCTCGAGCCCATCCAGCGTTCGCGCCTCGTTGAGGTCTCCGCGGGCGCCCTGAAGCTCCCCGTGTTCGACGGTGAGGGCGAGGACGCGGGCAGCGACGTCATCATGGACCTCGCCACGGGATCCGTGGAGCTGACGCAGGTGGTGGGTCGCTACTACCGGGACGTGCACTCCTGGGACGATCCGGGCGAGCTGTCGCTGGGCACGGTCCAGCGGCTCTTCCTCGACGACCTCTCCGGGGCTCACGGCGCGATCGTGCTGCGGGCCAAGCCGGAGTCGGCGTTCGGCAGCACCGTCTCGCCGACCCGCAAGGGCAGGATCCGCGCGTTCGCGATCAGTTACGCGGCGCCGGGCACGGGGGAGGAGCTCCAGGAGGGCGCCACCGACGTGTTCCTGGGCCACGATCCCGCACTGGATCCGGAGGACGCGGCCGAGGCGGTCCGTGACCTGCTCTCCCTCATCGCCTATCAGCACCCCGTGGTGCTGGAAGTGGACGATTCGATGACGGCGTTGTGCGCCGCCGTCGAGCCTCTGCTGGAGACGGGCGGGGCCCGGCAGCTGGGCGCCGACGTCCTGGTGGTCAGCGACAAGTAA
- a CDS encoding YibE/F family protein, whose protein sequence is MGAGHSHGGGHSHNDDGAPPSAEAAAARRRAGWILAAILVPVTLLTVLGMALLWPSGKHEDLRLSSPYSTAPGVSFDTGKVMSVTKASCSGSSPEAQQDSGQGGSGQSPSQSPSQGTGQGSGQGGSTPGASRLTSCFWAVTQPDAGGSPVQVVFNPEVSASDSVHPGDGIRYLNLSQVQGASAGHAPSYVFVDFVRSAPIAILAVLYAAVVILVARWRGFRALLGLGVAYLVLAFFLLPGLVDGKPAMPLALTASTAILIAVLYFAHGFSARTSTALLGTIFGLLVTAGLALWATDAAKLLGIGSHEASTLVNTSGTISISSVILCGLIVASLGALNDVTITQASAVWELYEFSPGTSAPKLFASAMRIGRDHIASTVYTIAFAYAGAALPVLIIVMLYERPFLDTLTSAELAEEVVRTLIGSIGLVLAIPLTTLVAVLVVKATNLHRHAVDAEQPLTRRERRALEG, encoded by the coding sequence ATGGGTGCCGGACATTCACACGGCGGGGGCCACTCGCACAACGACGACGGCGCGCCGCCGTCTGCGGAAGCGGCGGCGGCACGGCGTCGGGCCGGGTGGATCCTGGCCGCCATCCTGGTGCCGGTCACCCTGCTCACGGTGCTGGGCATGGCGCTCCTGTGGCCTTCGGGCAAGCACGAGGACCTGCGCCTGAGCTCACCGTATTCCACGGCGCCCGGCGTCAGTTTCGACACCGGCAAGGTCATGAGCGTCACCAAGGCGTCCTGCTCCGGAAGTTCCCCCGAGGCGCAGCAGGATTCGGGTCAGGGCGGCTCGGGTCAGAGTCCTTCGCAGAGCCCTTCGCAGGGCACCGGCCAAGGCTCTGGCCAGGGCGGCTCCACACCCGGCGCCAGCCGTCTGACGTCCTGCTTCTGGGCGGTGACGCAGCCGGACGCGGGTGGTTCGCCGGTCCAGGTGGTGTTCAACCCGGAGGTGTCCGCCTCGGATTCCGTCCACCCCGGTGACGGTATCCGGTACCTGAACCTCTCGCAGGTGCAGGGGGCCTCGGCCGGGCATGCGCCGTCGTACGTGTTCGTGGACTTCGTCCGGTCCGCGCCCATCGCGATTCTCGCCGTGCTCTATGCGGCCGTGGTGATCCTGGTAGCGCGCTGGCGGGGATTCCGTGCCCTGCTCGGGCTGGGGGTGGCGTACCTGGTGCTGGCGTTCTTCCTGCTGCCCGGTCTCGTGGACGGCAAGCCGGCCATGCCGCTCGCGCTCACGGCGTCGACGGCCATTCTGATCGCGGTACTGTACTTCGCGCACGGATTCTCGGCCAGGACTTCCACCGCGCTCCTCGGCACGATCTTCGGGCTGCTGGTCACCGCCGGCCTGGCGCTGTGGGCGACCGACGCCGCCAAACTCCTGGGCATCGGCAGCCACGAGGCGTCCACCCTGGTCAACACGAGCGGGACCATCTCGATCTCCAGCGTGATCCTGTGCGGACTCATCGTGGCCAGCCTCGGCGCTCTCAACGACGTCACGATCACCCAGGCGTCCGCCGTCTGGGAGCTCTACGAATTCTCTCCCGGCACCTCGGCGCCCAAGCTGTTCGCCTCGGCCATGCGGATCGGCCGTGACCACATCGCGTCCACCGTCTACACGATCGCCTTCGCCTACGCGGGCGCCGCGCTGCCGGTCCTGATCATCGTGATGCTCTACGAACGGCCGTTCCTGGACACCCTGACCAGCGCCGAACTGGCCGAGGAGGTCGTGAGGACCCTGATCGGCTCGATCGGCCTGGTGCTCGCGATCCCGCTCACGACGCTCGTGGCGGTGCTCGTGGTCAAGGCGACCAATCTGCACCGCCACGCCGTCGACGCCGAGCAGCCTCTCACGCGCCGCGAACGCCGCGCCCTGGAAGGCTAG
- a CDS encoding SDR family oxidoreductase, translating to MLRYADRRALVTGGGSGIGQATVLRMLSEGGTVVAADVSEAGLADTVAKAGDAAPRLKTVVMNIADEASVRAGVAEAVEFLGGLDALVNAAGILRSSHTEQTTLESFEQVIRVNLVGTFLVIREALPALKEGTGAAVVNFSSTSAAFAHPYMAAYAASKGGIQSMTHALAAEYAAAGIRFTAVQPGSISSGMTDGSGQSRQSVGPGLPEDADMRLFLKLSPALSQGFAGPETVAGVVAMLASEDGAFITGTEIRIDGGTHF from the coding sequence ATGCTTCGCTATGCAGACCGCCGCGCCCTCGTCACGGGTGGCGGTTCCGGAATCGGACAGGCCACCGTGCTGCGCATGCTCTCCGAAGGAGGCACTGTCGTCGCCGCCGATGTGAGCGAGGCCGGTCTGGCCGACACCGTGGCCAAGGCCGGCGACGCCGCGCCGCGCCTGAAGACCGTGGTCATGAACATCGCCGACGAAGCATCCGTCAGGGCCGGCGTCGCGGAAGCCGTCGAGTTCCTGGGCGGCCTGGATGCTCTGGTCAATGCAGCCGGGATCCTGCGCTCGTCCCACACGGAACAGACGACCCTCGAGTCGTTCGAACAGGTCATCCGCGTCAACCTGGTCGGCACGTTCCTGGTGATCCGGGAGGCGCTCCCGGCGCTCAAGGAAGGCACGGGTGCGGCCGTGGTGAACTTCAGCTCCACCTCCGCCGCCTTCGCGCACCCCTACATGGCGGCGTACGCGGCCAGCAAGGGCGGCATCCAGTCCATGACCCACGCCCTCGCGGCGGAATACGCCGCGGCGGGCATCCGCTTCACCGCGGTCCAGCCCGGTTCGATCTCGTCCGGTATGACCGACGGCAGCGGCCAGAGCCGTCAGAGCGTGGGCCCCGGCCTGCCCGAGGACGCCGACATGCGGCTGTTCCTGAAGCTCTCCCCCGCGCTGAGCCAGGGCTTCGCTGGTCCCGAGACCGTGGCCGGAGTGGTCGCGATGCTCGCGAGCGAGGACGGCGCCTTCATCACGGGCACCGAGATCCGCATCGACGGCGGCACGCACTTCTGA